A genomic stretch from Chitinophaga lutea includes:
- a CDS encoding ABC transporter permease: MLRLIATIRKEWLLLLRDKAGLALLFAMPVVLITVMALIQDAPFKDYQEVKFDILTVDNDQARLGRYIREGLGASGQFNVVDSLNGRPLSEAQARQLVAEGDYKISITIPKGATGEIVSNANKIVNDISKRMGIPAQLPVRAIANDSLAVQLYFDPAAKKAFKSAIRQALDNFLTQVQTDLLLERIQMQLKSKDSTATDTFPAIRLKAVGLQETSIGEGKQIDVISNSVQHNVPAWSIFAMFFIVIPIAGNMIREREDGSLVRMKLIPGNYAEILGGKLLFFVGVCLVQFYLMMMVGLYAMPLLGLPRLQLGVDHVAGFLTAFSIGMAATAYGILIGTLFKTPNQALNFGAISIVILSAIGGIWIPLEIMPEGIQTIGRLSPLSWGLDAINDIYLRNGNTRYVLPDIARLLGCGLVMLGIAAWVEQRRIS; encoded by the coding sequence ATGCTAAGGCTCATTGCTACCATACGGAAAGAATGGCTGCTGTTGTTGCGGGACAAGGCAGGACTGGCGTTGCTGTTTGCCATGCCCGTTGTGCTGATCACCGTGATGGCCCTCATCCAGGATGCGCCTTTCAAAGATTACCAGGAAGTGAAGTTCGACATCCTCACGGTAGATAACGACCAGGCGCGCCTCGGCCGTTACATCCGCGAAGGGCTGGGCGCCAGCGGGCAGTTCAACGTGGTCGATTCGCTGAACGGCCGGCCCCTTAGCGAGGCGCAGGCCCGGCAGCTGGTGGCCGAGGGCGATTACAAGATCAGCATCACCATCCCGAAAGGCGCCACCGGCGAGATCGTCAGCAATGCCAACAAGATCGTCAACGATATTTCCAAACGCATGGGCATCCCTGCGCAGCTGCCCGTGAGGGCCATCGCCAACGATTCGCTGGCCGTGCAGCTGTACTTCGACCCCGCCGCGAAAAAAGCATTCAAAAGCGCCATCCGGCAGGCGCTGGACAATTTCCTCACGCAGGTGCAGACCGACCTGCTGCTGGAAAGGATACAGATGCAGCTGAAAAGCAAAGACAGTACCGCCACCGATACCTTTCCCGCCATCCGGCTCAAAGCCGTGGGCTTGCAGGAAACCAGCATCGGGGAAGGGAAACAGATCGACGTGATTTCCAATTCCGTGCAGCACAACGTGCCGGCCTGGAGCATTTTTGCGATGTTCTTCATCGTGATACCCATCGCCGGGAACATGATACGGGAGCGGGAAGACGGCAGCCTGGTGCGGATGAAGCTCATCCCCGGCAACTATGCCGAAATACTGGGCGGCAAACTGCTGTTTTTTGTAGGCGTCTGCCTTGTGCAGTTTTACCTCATGATGATGGTGGGGCTGTACGCGATGCCGCTGCTGGGCCTGCCGAGGCTGCAACTGGGCGTGGACCACGTTGCCGGTTTCCTGACCGCGTTCAGCATCGGGATGGCGGCCACGGCCTACGGCATCCTGATCGGCACGCTGTTCAAAACGCCTAACCAGGCGCTGAACTTCGGGGCCATTTCGATCGTGATACTGAGCGCCATCGGGGGCATCTGGATACCGCTGGAAATAATGCCCGAAGGCATTCAGACCATCGGCCGGCTCTCGCCCCTCAGCTGGGGCCTCGACGCCATCAACGATATTTACCTGCGAAACGGCAATACGCGCTACGTGCTGCCGGATATTGCACGGTTATTGGGCTGTGGACTGGTAATGCTGGGCATTGCCGCGTGGGTGGAGCAGCGGAGGATCAGCTGA
- a CDS encoding M14 family metallopeptidase has translation MRNLSCILLLLALACRLSAQNLATRYERSEGKETATYFECIAYYKMLATRFPQLRLLEIGQTDSGYPLHLAVLSPDRDFSFPSLKKKNKRVILVNNGIHPGEPDGIDASMMLVRDILQGKKQLPANVVLAVIPLYNIGGSLNRSAFYRVDQNGPAEFGSRGNAQNLDLNRDFIKADSRNALAFHKIYHLTDPDVFIDNHVSNGADYQHVMTLLSTQHGKLGGPMGEFLHKTFEPELYKMMKTRGYDLLPYVNHYGSTPDSGWVAYADGPRYSSGYTTLFHTFGFVPETHMLKPYRQRVDATYALMECFIAFTARHSEQIKHLREQTKAAVKTQEKFPLSWAPDMTQYDLYTFKGYKAGAKTSEISGLPRLYYDRQQPFEKQIKVFNTFVPGDFVTRPEAYIVPQGWWAVIERLQLNGVQMRRFAQDTTVAVEAYKIENYNTGQRPYEKHYLHTGTTVSSSRQTLKFLKGDYYIPMNQTANRYLAETLEPRGGDSFFAWNFFDAILGQKEGYSTYVFEDTAAEFLRSNPDAKKALEEKRATDTAFAKSASAQLNFVYRLSPWNEPGFMRYPVFRVVK, from the coding sequence ATGAGGAATCTCTCCTGTATCCTGCTGCTCCTGGCCCTGGCCTGCCGCCTTTCCGCCCAAAACCTTGCCACCCGCTACGAACGCAGCGAAGGCAAAGAAACGGCCACCTATTTCGAATGTATCGCCTATTACAAAATGCTGGCCACCCGCTTCCCGCAGCTCAGACTGCTCGAAATAGGGCAGACAGACAGCGGATATCCGCTTCATCTGGCCGTTTTGTCGCCGGACAGGGACTTCTCCTTCCCCAGCCTGAAAAAGAAGAATAAACGCGTTATTCTCGTCAATAACGGCATCCACCCCGGCGAGCCGGACGGTATCGACGCCAGCATGATGCTGGTGAGGGATATCCTCCAGGGCAAAAAACAGCTGCCGGCCAACGTGGTGCTGGCCGTCATCCCCCTCTACAATATCGGCGGCTCCCTCAACCGGAGCGCCTTTTACCGGGTAGACCAGAACGGCCCCGCCGAATTCGGCTCCCGGGGCAATGCCCAGAACCTCGACCTCAACCGCGATTTCATCAAGGCCGATTCCCGCAACGCCCTGGCTTTCCACAAAATCTACCACCTCACCGACCCGGACGTGTTCATCGACAACCATGTGAGCAACGGCGCCGACTACCAGCACGTGATGACCCTGCTCAGCACCCAGCACGGCAAACTGGGCGGGCCCATGGGGGAATTCCTCCACAAAACCTTCGAGCCGGAACTGTATAAAATGATGAAAACCAGGGGATACGATCTGCTCCCCTACGTCAACCACTACGGCAGCACGCCGGACAGCGGCTGGGTGGCGTATGCGGACGGCCCCCGGTATTCCAGCGGTTACACCACCCTGTTCCATACCTTCGGCTTCGTGCCCGAAACCCACATGCTGAAGCCCTACCGCCAGCGGGTAGACGCGACCTACGCCCTCATGGAATGTTTCATCGCGTTCACCGCCCGGCACAGCGAGCAGATCAAACATCTCCGCGAGCAAACGAAAGCCGCCGTGAAGACACAGGAAAAATTCCCGCTCAGCTGGGCGCCCGACATGACGCAGTACGACCTGTACACCTTCAAAGGGTACAAGGCGGGCGCCAAAACCAGCGAAATATCCGGGCTGCCGCGCCTGTACTACGACCGGCAGCAACCCTTCGAAAAACAGATCAAAGTATTCAACACCTTCGTGCCCGGCGATTTCGTGACCCGCCCCGAAGCGTACATCGTGCCGCAGGGATGGTGGGCCGTGATCGAGCGCCTGCAATTGAACGGCGTACAGATGCGGCGGTTTGCGCAAGACACGACCGTCGCCGTGGAAGCGTATAAAATCGAAAACTATAACACCGGCCAGCGCCCGTACGAAAAACATTACCTCCATACCGGCACCACCGTGAGCAGCAGCCGGCAAACGCTCAAATTCCTGAAAGGCGATTATTACATCCCCATGAACCAGACGGCCAACCGCTACCTGGCCGAAACGCTGGAGCCGCGCGGCGGGGATTCCTTTTTCGCCTGGAACTTTTTCGACGCCATCCTCGGCCAGAAAGAAGGGTATTCGACGTATGTGTTCGAAGACACGGCCGCGGAGTTCCTGCGGTCGAACCCCGACGCCAAAAAAGCACTCGAAGAAAAACGCGCCACCGACACCGCCTTTGCAAAAAGCGCATCGGCGCAGCTGAATTTCGTGTACCGCCTTTCGCCCTGGAATGAGCCGGGATTCATGCGGTACCCGGTGTTCAGGGTGGTGAAATGA
- a CDS encoding phosphopantetheine-binding protein yields MFVTTVKHLFLLPWNAPWAAARSAETYNIMEALKLKLKQQIIEALNLQDTRPEDIDDNAPLFGEGLGLDSIDSLELMVLLERQYQIKVEDPREGRKILQSVQTMAEFIKSKQAA; encoded by the coding sequence ATTTTCGTAACAACCGTAAAACATTTATTTTTACTCCCTTGGAATGCGCCGTGGGCAGCGGCCCGAAGCGCAGAAACCTACAACATTATGGAAGCTTTAAAACTGAAACTGAAACAGCAAATCATTGAGGCATTGAATTTGCAGGATACCCGCCCCGAAGACATCGACGATAACGCGCCGCTGTTCGGGGAAGGGCTGGGGCTCGACAGTATTGATTCGCTGGAGCTGATGGTGCTGCTCGAAAGGCAATACCAGATCAAAGTGGAAGATCCCCGCGAAGGCCGTAAGATCCTGCAGAGCGTGCAGACGATGGCTGAATTCATCAAAAGCAAACAAGCGGCATAA
- the rpsT gene encoding 30S ribosomal protein S20 — protein sequence MANHKATKKDVRQSRKRNERNRYYGKTTRNAIRDLKKLTDKAAASENLPEVISMIDKLAKRNIIHKNKAANLKSKLAKKVNVLA from the coding sequence ATGGCAAACCATAAAGCAACGAAAAAAGACGTACGTCAGAGCAGAAAGCGTAATGAGCGTAACCGTTACTACGGTAAAACTACCCGTAATGCCATACGGGATCTGAAAAAGCTGACCGACAAAGCAGCCGCTTCCGAGAATTTACCTGAAGTAATTTCTATGATCGACAAACTGGCAAAACGCAATATTATCCACAAGAACAAAGCTGCTAACCTGAAAAGCAAGCTCGCCAAAAAGGTGAACGTTCTGGCATAA
- a CDS encoding BtrH N-terminal domain-containing protein: protein MTQFNHVQTAHCESGVISNIFRHYGLHISEPMAFGIGAGIFFGHLPFVKVNGVPGSTYRIWPGAIFSRVCKRLGVKMQSHKFSSPGKAMQALDDIIEKGIPVGMQSSVYYLPYFPASYRFHFNAHNLVVFGKEGENYLVSDPIMDTVTQIDPESLVQARFAKGFPEPKGKMYYPLSVPKQVDFARPIKEGIQQACYYMLKIPMPHFGVKGIRFLAKRVKDYPAKHGDRRAALYLGNIIRMQEEIGTGGAGFRFMYAAFLQEAGTLLNKEELKSIGGDLTLVGDLWRNFAFAAGRVCKARSADNISYGELSDMLLHIADEEEKVFRRLSKVKF, encoded by the coding sequence ATGACACAATTCAATCACGTACAGACAGCGCATTGCGAAAGCGGGGTGATCTCCAATATCTTCCGCCATTACGGTTTGCATATCAGCGAACCGATGGCGTTCGGTATCGGGGCCGGCATCTTTTTCGGCCATCTCCCCTTTGTGAAAGTGAACGGCGTGCCCGGCAGCACCTACCGCATATGGCCGGGCGCGATCTTTTCAAGGGTCTGCAAACGCCTCGGCGTCAAGATGCAGTCCCACAAATTCAGCAGCCCCGGCAAAGCCATGCAGGCGCTGGATGATATCATTGAAAAGGGCATTCCGGTGGGCATGCAGTCGAGCGTATATTACCTGCCTTATTTCCCCGCCTCTTACCGTTTCCACTTCAACGCCCACAACCTCGTGGTGTTCGGCAAGGAAGGGGAGAACTACCTGGTGAGCGACCCGATCATGGACACGGTGACGCAGATAGACCCGGAAAGCCTCGTACAGGCCCGTTTCGCAAAAGGGTTCCCCGAACCGAAAGGGAAAATGTATTACCCGTTGAGCGTGCCCAAACAGGTCGATTTTGCGCGGCCCATCAAGGAAGGCATCCAGCAGGCCTGTTATTACATGCTCAAGATACCCATGCCGCACTTCGGCGTGAAAGGCATCCGTTTCCTGGCGAAGCGGGTGAAGGATTACCCCGCCAAACACGGCGACCGCAGGGCGGCGCTCTACCTGGGCAACATCATCCGCATGCAGGAAGAGATCGGCACCGGCGGCGCGGGTTTCCGTTTTATGTACGCCGCTTTCTTGCAGGAAGCCGGCACACTGCTGAACAAAGAAGAACTGAAATCCATAGGCGGGGACCTGACCCTGGTAGGCGACCTCTGGCGCAATTTCGCATTCGCCGCCGGCCGCGTCTGCAAAGCCCGCTCGGCCGATAATATCTCTTACGGGGAACTGAGCGATATGCTGCTGCACATTGCCGACGAAGAAGAAAAAGTATTCCGCCGCTTATCCAAAGTAAAATTCTGA
- a CDS encoding ABC transporter ATP-binding protein, whose protein sequence is MNSIEVKELHKTYAGALSPSLQGLSFTFGAGKVTGLLGPNGAGKTTTISILCGLVKAGGGQVHILGMPQDAAHREDIKRMIGVVPQQIALFPQLTAMENLRYFGNLYGFKGKALHDKISHYLQLFGLDKAADKEVGKFSGGMKRRTNIIAAILHEPKLLVLDEPTAGVDVQSRAMILQFLRDYNRQGHSVLYTSHLLEEAQQICEDVVIIDEGKMVVQGSPAALIQQHPQCRNLEDVFLHYTGHAVRD, encoded by the coding sequence ATGAACAGCATCGAGGTGAAGGAGCTGCACAAAACCTACGCGGGGGCGCTATCGCCAAGCCTGCAGGGGCTCTCGTTCACCTTCGGGGCCGGGAAGGTGACGGGTTTGCTCGGGCCGAACGGCGCCGGTAAAACCACCACCATTTCGATATTATGCGGCCTGGTGAAAGCCGGCGGCGGACAGGTGCACATCCTCGGCATGCCGCAGGATGCCGCGCACCGGGAAGATATCAAACGCATGATCGGCGTGGTGCCGCAGCAGATCGCGCTGTTCCCGCAGCTCACGGCCATGGAGAACCTCCGGTATTTCGGGAACCTCTATGGTTTTAAAGGAAAGGCGCTGCACGATAAAATTTCGCATTACCTGCAATTGTTCGGGCTGGATAAAGCCGCGGACAAGGAAGTAGGCAAATTCTCCGGCGGCATGAAACGCCGCACCAATATCATCGCCGCCATATTGCACGAACCGAAGCTGCTGGTGCTCGATGAGCCCACGGCCGGCGTGGATGTACAGTCGCGCGCCATGATACTGCAGTTCCTGCGCGACTATAACCGGCAGGGCCACAGCGTGCTGTACACCTCGCACCTGCTCGAAGAAGCGCAGCAGATCTGCGAAGACGTGGTGATCATCGACGAAGGAAAAATGGTGGTGCAGGGCAGTCCTGCCGCACTGATACAACAACATCCGCAATGCCGCAACCTGGAAGATGTGTTTCTGCATTACACCGGGCATGCGGTAAGGGATTAA
- a CDS encoding beta-ketoacyl synthase chain length factor → MKAKVYIRGCAAISAQESFSGGFVPQPVTLAEHNMMRAKEPDYKGFIAPNNLRRMSRMLKMGLTAALQCLRNSGLQVPDAIITGTGKGSLQDTERFLHDIRQYAEAALNPTPFIQSTYNSVNGLIALQQQCTRYNNTFVHRGFSFEHAVLDGLLLLNEGNAVNVLAGGFDEITAEHFYIKSRIGYWKEQLTQPADLYTANTPGSIAGEGAVFFVLSTEPAAVRLEGLKMIYKPSQETLSQSLEAFLAQHQVTAADIDLLITGQSGDTNYDHFYHDLQSRYFPQTTSEPFKHLCGEYDTASAFALWMAVQRMEAEPSLKRVLIYNHFYGEQHAFFLLSR, encoded by the coding sequence ATGAAGGCTAAGGTTTATATACGGGGTTGCGCCGCCATCTCCGCGCAGGAGAGCTTCAGCGGCGGTTTTGTTCCGCAGCCGGTAACGCTGGCGGAGCATAACATGATGCGCGCGAAAGAACCGGACTACAAAGGATTCATTGCGCCCAACAACCTGCGCCGCATGAGCCGCATGCTGAAGATGGGCCTCACCGCCGCATTGCAATGCCTGCGTAACAGCGGGCTGCAGGTGCCCGATGCCATCATCACCGGCACCGGTAAAGGCAGCCTGCAGGATACGGAACGTTTCCTGCACGACATCCGGCAGTACGCCGAAGCCGCGCTCAATCCCACGCCCTTCATACAATCCACCTACAACTCCGTGAACGGCCTCATTGCCCTTCAGCAGCAATGCACCCGCTACAACAATACTTTCGTGCACCGCGGTTTCTCTTTCGAGCATGCCGTGCTCGACGGCCTGCTGCTGCTGAACGAAGGCAACGCCGTGAACGTGCTGGCCGGCGGGTTCGATGAAATCACCGCCGAGCATTTCTACATCAAAAGCCGCATCGGTTACTGGAAAGAGCAGCTCACCCAGCCCGCCGATCTCTACACGGCCAACACACCCGGCTCCATCGCCGGTGAAGGCGCCGTGTTTTTTGTGCTCAGCACCGAACCCGCTGCCGTGCGGCTCGAGGGTTTGAAAATGATCTACAAACCTTCGCAGGAAACGCTGTCGCAATCGCTGGAAGCCTTTCTGGCGCAGCATCAGGTCACCGCCGCGGATATTGATCTGCTCATCACCGGGCAGAGCGGCGACACGAATTACGATCACTTTTATCACGATCTGCAATCCCGCTATTTCCCGCAAACCACCAGCGAGCCGTTTAAACATTTATGCGGAGAGTACGATACGGCCTCGGCATTCGCCCTGTGGATGGCGGTGCAGCGCATGGAAGCGGAGCCTTCTTTAAAACGGGTGCTGATCTATAACCACTTCTACGGGGAGCAGCATGCATTCTTTCTGCTGAGCAGGTAA
- a CDS encoding beta-ketoacyl-[acyl-carrier-protein] synthase family protein, whose product MAERVFITGMGMISAIGSNVVENLRSLRLQQSGLGYTRYVETIHKETLPVGEVKYSTEELAHMASVEQPGGFTRTTLLGLIAIREALESAGIANAAELPAALINASTVGGMCDTEKVYFDILDPQKEGTFLQYIDVLDCADCTQRMADATGIREYVTTISTACSSSANALMYGARLIQQGLVDRAVCGGTEALTRFTINGFNSLKNIDKQFCRPFDQHRNGLNLGEGAAYLILESESLAKRRGARVLAELSGWCNTNEAFHPTAPSPEGDGAYEAMKNALAMSGRTVNDVQYVNVHGTATLNNDVSEGKALERLFGTDVPRFSSTKPFTGHTLAAAAAIEAIYAVLSIGQQVVFPNLNFSEKMEELAIVPETQLIEEYPVQNVISNSFGFGGNNASLVFSKYEG is encoded by the coding sequence ATGGCGGAAAGGGTTTTTATTACCGGTATGGGCATGATATCCGCTATTGGCAGCAATGTGGTGGAGAACCTGCGCAGCCTGCGGCTGCAACAGAGCGGGCTGGGGTATACCCGGTACGTTGAAACCATTCACAAGGAAACGCTGCCTGTCGGGGAAGTGAAATACAGCACTGAAGAACTGGCCCATATGGCCAGCGTGGAGCAGCCGGGCGGTTTTACCCGCACCACCCTGCTCGGCCTCATCGCCATCCGCGAAGCGCTCGAATCCGCCGGCATCGCCAACGCCGCCGAACTACCCGCCGCGCTCATCAACGCCTCTACTGTGGGCGGCATGTGCGATACGGAAAAAGTATATTTCGATATCCTCGATCCCCAGAAGGAAGGCACCTTTCTGCAATACATCGATGTGCTCGATTGCGCCGACTGTACGCAGCGCATGGCCGACGCAACCGGCATCCGCGAATATGTGACCACCATCAGCACCGCCTGTTCCTCTTCCGCCAACGCACTGATGTACGGCGCCCGGCTTATTCAGCAGGGACTGGTGGACAGGGCGGTATGCGGCGGCACGGAAGCGCTCACCCGTTTTACCATCAACGGTTTCAACTCTCTCAAAAATATCGACAAACAATTCTGCCGCCCCTTCGATCAGCACCGTAACGGCCTGAACCTCGGGGAAGGCGCGGCCTACCTCATACTCGAAAGCGAATCGCTGGCCAAACGCCGCGGCGCAAGAGTACTGGCGGAACTGAGCGGATGGTGCAATACCAACGAAGCGTTCCATCCCACCGCTCCTTCGCCGGAAGGCGACGGCGCGTACGAGGCCATGAAAAACGCGCTCGCCATGAGCGGCAGAACGGTGAACGACGTGCAGTACGTGAATGTGCACGGCACCGCCACTTTAAATAACGACGTATCGGAAGGGAAAGCACTGGAAAGGCTGTTCGGCACTGACGTGCCGCGCTTCAGCTCCACCAAGCCGTTCACCGGTCATACCCTGGCCGCCGCCGCCGCCATAGAAGCGATCTATGCCGTGCTGTCGATCGGCCAGCAGGTGGTGTTTCCCAACCTGAATTTTTCGGAAAAAATGGAAGAACTGGCCATTGTGCCCGAAACGCAACTGATTGAAGAGTATCCCGTACAGAACGTGATATCCAACTCATTCGGTTTCGGCGGCAACAATGCATCGCTGGTGTTCAGTAAATATGAAGGCTAA